CGGCCTTGAGAGTCATTTGGGTTTTCTAAGACATTAAACAGATTTTCACTAATCTTTTTAATTCCGGCACTTGCATAAGCATCGCTCAATGGGTTGGCAGCCATGCATGTATAGGCTTCAACACAATGTGTTAAGGCATCCATACCTGTCATTGCCGTTAAATGAGGAGGTAATGTAAGCGTCATGCGTGGATCTAAAATCGCTGCATGTGGCATTAAATAATAAGAAGCGAATGCTAACTTAACATTCTTTTGAGTATCTGAAACTACGGCAACCATTGTTACTTCAGAACCAGTGCCTGAAGTTGTCGGAATCACAAAAAATGGTTTTAATGGTTTCGGTAGGTTGTGAGCACCTGCATATTGCAATAAGTCATTTCCACCTTCAGAAACTAAAATGTTAGTTGCCTTAGATGTATCAATAACTGAACCACCACCTACAGCAATAATCGCATCACATTTGTTTGCGCGATAAGCTTCTGCTGCAAGACGAACGACTTCTAAGCTTGAGTCGGGTGGTACATCATCAAAAACATGACCAATGACAGCATCAGTTGTACTAAATGCAGCTTCAATCGGATTTAATAAGCCATTTGCGCGAACACCCTTATCTGTAATGATAAGAGGGCGTTTTGCACCTAAAGTTGCAAGCTCAAACGGAATATGTTCTAGCGCAGCATTACCAGCAATGACTTTTACAGGACAAAAGAATTCGTAATATGGTTTGGCCATGTTATGCGCTCCGCTTGAAATAGGACTTGGCTACTTTTAAGTAAATATTTGCAGCTTCGTTGAATTTTTCTTTTAGGGTGAGTTCGGTTGGGTATTCTTTGACTGCTAATGATGCAACCAATTTAGGTAAAATAAGAGCTTCCATTTTATTTAAGCAGCGTACCAAGCGGATAGCAGCAGATACATCACCATCAGCAATCATCCGGTCATTGGCAAATGCTTGGGCAGTACTTTCTTGAAAAGAAAACACCAAAAAGGCATGAGTGACATGTTTGAATGTAATCGTTAAGTCTGGTTTTCTTTCAGCTCTTTGAAGTAGTTCTAGCTGTTTGTCTTCTGTCACTCGAGCAAAAAAAGCTGGTCCATTTGGGAAAACATTCATTGAAAGTACAAAGTGAACAGGAAATTTAGATACTTCCTCTTGTATTTCAGAGTCCACTTGACTTGCCATGACTAAGCCACGACCAATAACATCCATCATGAGCTTAACGTAGGCAAGTTGCAGAGTCGGCTTTACCGCTTTTGTCGAAATCACTCGCGTATCCCTTGTTAAAATTATGCTAAAGCAAATTTAGAGTAATTACTCTAATCCATTTTTATTTCATCGCAAAGCGATTTATTCATATTTGACTTTAGGGTCATTAAAGTACCCCGTACTATTAATATACTCAATAAAGTCCTGACAAAGTTGACCAAATGATGGATAAGGAGTCACTAAATCTTGTATACGTACCATTTCTAAGCCTGCATAGCCGCAAGGATTGATGGTCTGGAATCCATCTAAAGCACAGTCCAGATTGAGTGCTAACCCATGATAACTACGACCACGACGAATTTTAAAACCTAAGGAACCAATCTTACGACCATCTACAT
This region of Acinetobacter sp. XS-4 genomic DNA includes:
- a CDS encoding iron-containing alcohol dehydrogenase, whose amino-acid sequence is MAKPYYEFFCPVKVIAGNAALEHIPFELATLGAKRPLIITDKGVRANGLLNPIEAAFSTTDAVIGHVFDDVPPDSSLEVVRLAAEAYRANKCDAIIAVGGGSVIDTSKATNILVSEGGNDLLQYAGAHNLPKPLKPFFVIPTTSGTGSEVTMVAVVSDTQKNVKLAFASYYLMPHAAILDPRMTLTLPPHLTAMTGMDALTHCVEAYTCMAANPLSDAYASAGIKKISENLFNVLENPNDSQGRLELAQASTMAGIAFSNSMVGLVHSLGHALGAVAHLPHGLCMNLFLPYVLEYNKQVNGQKIGELLLPLAGADIYAQTPATQRADRAITTILAMRDRLFTLTKLPRTLRETGKVTEAQLDEVAEKALNDGSIIYNPKEASLKDIRDILEKAW